In Aegilops tauschii subsp. strangulata cultivar AL8/78 chromosome 3, Aet v6.0, whole genome shotgun sequence, one genomic interval encodes:
- the LOC109774451 gene encoding transcription factor HY5, producing MAAQEQEQQAKTSTTSSLPSSSDRSSSSGPNNLKEGGAESDEEIRRVPEMGGGSASSGAGDGKQLQLAAAGGGQAPAGKKRGRAAGDKEQNRLKRLLRNRVSAQQARERKKAYMTELEVKAKDLELRNAELEQKVSTLQNENNTLRQILKNTTAHAGKKSSGGKGGDGGKKHHHFGKG from the exons ATGGCGgcgcaggagcaggagcagcagGCCAAGACGAGCACCACCAGCTCGCTGCCGTCCAGCAGCGACCGCTCCTCCAGCTCCGGCCCCAACAACCTCAAGGAAGGAG gcgcggagagcgacgaggaGATACGGCGGGTGCCGGAGATGGGCGGCGGGTCGGCGTCGTCGGGCGCGGGGGACGGCAAGCAGCTGCAGCTGGCGGCGGCCGGGGGCGGGCAGGCCCCGGCGGGGAAGAAGCGCGGGCGCGCCGCCGGGGACAAGGAGCAGAACCGGCTGAAGCGGCTGCTGCGGAACCGCGTGTCGGCGCAGCAGGCGCGGGAGCGGAAGAAGGCCTACATGACGGAGCTGGAGGTGAAGGCCAAGGACCTCGAGCTCCGCAATGCCGAGCTGGAGCAGAAGGTCTCCACCCTCCAGAACGAGAACAACACGCTCCGCCAG ATACTGAAGAACACGACGGCGCACGCCGGGAAGAAGTCGAGCGGCGGCAAGGGGGGAGACGGCGGCAAGAAGCACCACCACTTCGGCAAGGGCTAG
- the LOC109774444 gene encoding ABC transporter C family member 3, with protein sequence MPTAASPSSSPFAAAMAEPALPVLLQPALLHGLGAGAHLLLALAVAARLLFAPAPRGKESAAAPGRGSGIRLRWGQFAVRATWALAASEVFLGAYSLVSWYLDNSGEAGWGAPDAVADQADAAARAVAWLLLAAYLHLQYRGRGEERFAAPLKLWWALFLLLSVLAVAVHAATTLSYGLPVPALPWARDAVEVLAAVALLVAGFSAKTTGGSASEEPLLNGASESRGDDTVDASLFTSAGFLSVLTFSWMGPLLAVGNKKALGLDDVPDLDHADSVAGLLPSFKTNLEAQAGDGSGPKFTAFKLTKALVRTVWWHIAVTALYALIYNLATYVGPYLIDSLVQYLNGDERYASKGKLLVVTFIVAKVFECLSQRHWFFRLQQAGIRARSALVSVVYQKGLSLSSTSRQSRTSGEMINIISVDADRVGLFSWYMHDLWLVPLQVGMALFILYSTLGVASLAALGATIVVMLANVPPMKMQEKFQQKLMDCKDVRMKATSEILRNMRILKLQGWEMKFLSKIIDLRTTETSWLKKYLYTSTAATFVFWGAPTFVAVVTFGACMLLGIPLESGKVLSALATFRVLQEPIYNLPDTISMMIQTKVSLDRIASFLCLEELPTDSVERLPSGSSNVAIEVSNGCFSWDGSPELPTLKDLNFQAQQGMRVAVCGTVGSGKSSLLSCILGEVPKLSGEVKICGTTAYVSQTAWIQSGKIQDNILFGKEMDSEKYDKVLEWCSLKKDLEILPFGDKTVIGERGINLSGGQKQRIQIARALYQDADIYLFDDPFSAVDAHTGSHLFKECLLGALASKTVVYVTHQIEFLPSADLILVMKGGRIAQAGKYNDILGSGEELMELVGAHQDALTALDVIDVANGGSETISLSLSRSLSSAEEKDKQNGKDDGDKVQSGQLVQEEEREKGRVGFWVYWKYLTLAYGGALVPFVLIAQLLFQVLQIASNYWMAWASPVSKDAEPPVSTSTLIYVFVALAVASSLCILIRALFLVTAAYKTATLLFNKMHMAIFRAPMSFFDSTPSGRILNRASTDQSEVDTNIAYQMGSVAFSIIQLVGIIAVMSQVAWQVFLVFVPVIIICFWYQRYYIETARELQRLVGVCKAPIIQHFAESITGSTTIRSFGKEHQFVSTNSHLMDAYSRPKFYNAAAMEWLCFRLDTLSSFTFAFALVFLISLPTGIIDPGIAGLAVTYGLNLNMLQAWVVWSMCNLENKIISVERILQYISIPEEPPLSTSEDKLPSNWPSEGEIQLRDVHVRYAPQLPFVLKGLNVTFPGGMKTGIVGRTGSGKSTLIQALFRIVEPTVGQILVDGVDICTIGLHDLRSRLSIIPQDPTMFEGTVRSNLDPLNEYNDNQIWEALDNCQLGDEVRKKELKLDSPVIENGENWSVGQRQLVCLGRVILKRTKILVLDEATASVDTATDNMIQKTLRENFSEATVITIAHRITSVLDSDMVLLLDNGVAVERDTPAKLLENKSSLFSKLVAEYTMRATHT encoded by the exons ATGCCCACCGCggcgtcgccgtcgtcgtcgccttTCGCGGCAGCGATGGCGGAGCCCGCCCTCCCCGTCCTCCTGCAGCCGGCGCTCCTCCACGGCCTCGGCGCCGGGgcccacctcctgctcgcgctcgccGTCGCGGCCCGGCTCCTCTTCGCCCCCGCCCCCCGCGGCAAGGAATCTGCCGCCGCCCCGGGGAGAGGCAGTGGCATCCGGCTCCGGTGGGGACAGTTCGCGGTGCGCGCCACCTGGGCTCTGGCGGCGTCCGAGGTCTTCCTCGGCGCGTACTCGCTCGTCTCGTGGTACCTCGACAACAGCGGCGAGGCCGGGTGGGGGGCGCCCGACGCGGTGGCCGACCAGGCGGACGCCGCGGCGCGCGCGGTGGCGTGGCTGCTGCTCGCGGCCTACCTGCATCTCCAGTACCGCGGCCGCGGGGAGGAGCGGTTCGCCGCGCCGCTCAAGCTCTGGTGGGCgctcttccttctcctctccgtgctcgccgtcgccgtccaCGCCGCGACGACCCTCTCCTACGGGCTCCCCGTGCCCGCGCTTCCGTGGGCGCGCGACGCCGTTGAGGTCCTCGCAGCCGTGGCGCTACTCGTCGCCGGGTTCTCGGCCAAGACGACGGGCGGCTCTGCTTCCGAGGAGCCTCTGCTCAACGGCGCGAGCGAGAGCCGCGGCGACGACACCGTCGATGCTTCCCTCTTCACCAGCGCCGGCTTCCTCAGCGTCCTCACCTTCTCCTGGATGGGGCCCCTGCTCGCCGTCGGCAACAAGAAGGCCCTCGGCCTCGACGACGTCCCGGACCTTGATCATGCCGACAGCGTGGCCGGCCTGCTCCCCTCGTTCAAGACGAACCTGGAGGCGCAAGCCGGCGACGGCTCTGGCCCCAAGTTCACCGCGTTCAAGCTCACCAAGGCCCTTGTGCGCACCGTGTGGTGGCACATCGCGGTGACCGCGCTCTACGCGCTCATCTACAATTTGGCCACCTACGTTGGCCCGTACCTCATAGACTCCCTGGTGCAGTACCTCAACGGCGACGAGAGGTACGCCAGCAAGGGGAAGCTCCTTGTTGTCACATTCATCGTAGCCAAGGTGTTTGAGTGCTTGTCACAACGGCACTGGTTCTTCCGGCTACAGCAAGCCGGGATACGTGCTCGCTCCGCGCTCGTCTCCGTCGTGTACCAGAAAGGGCTCTCTCTGTCCAGCACCTCCAGACAGAGCCGCACGAGCGGCGAGATGATCAACATCATCAGCGTGGACGCCGACCGTGTCGGCCTCTTCTCATGGTACATGCACGATCTCTGGTTGGTGCCACTCCAAGTAGGCATGGCATTGTTCATCCTGTACTCCACCCTGGGGGTAGCGTCGCTTGCAGCGCTCGGTGCCACCATTGTGGTCATGCTTGCAAATGTGCCTCCCATGAAAATGCAGGAGAAGTTCCAGCAGAAGCTCATGGACTGCAAGGATGTCAGGATGAAGGCGACATCTGAGATCCTGCGCAACATGAGGATTCTTAAACTGCAGGGGTGGGAAATGAAGTTCTTGTCCAAGATCATTGACCTCAGGACGACAGAGACAAGCTGGCTCAAGAAGTACCTTTACACATCGACCGCGGCCACCTTCGTGTTCTGGGGTGCCCCGACCTTCGTCGCCGTGGTAACCTTCGGAGCTTGCATGCTCTTAGGGATACCATTGGAGTCAGGGAAGGTGCTGTCTGCATTGGCCACGTTCCGGGTGCTTCAGGAACCAATATACAACCTTCCTGACACAATATCGATGATGATTCAGACCAAGGTGTCTCTTGACAGGATAGCATCTTTCCTATGCCTTGAGGAGTTGCCGACTGACTCTGTGGAGAGGCTACCAAGTGGTAGCTCCAATGTTGCAATTGAGGTCAGCAATGGGTGCTTCTCCTGGGACGGCTCACCTGAACTGCCAACGCTGAAGGACCTGAATTTTCAAGCTCAGCAAGGCATGCGTGTTGCGGTCTGTGGGACGGTCGGCTCTGGAAAATCAAGCTTGCTCTCTTGCATTCTTGGTGAGGTGCCAAAGCTATCAGGAGAGGTCAAGATTTGCGGAACAACGGCATATGTCAGCCAGACGGCATGGATACAGAGTGGCAAAATTCAGGACAACATACTCTTCGGCAAGGAGATGGACAGTGAGAAATATGACAAGGTCCTTGAGTGGTGTTCGCTGAAGAAAGACTTGGAGATCTTGCCATTCGGTGACAAGACAGTCATTGGAGAGCGAGGCATAAATCTTAGTGGCGGGCAGAAGCAAAGGATTCAGATAGCCCGAGCTTTGTATCAGGATGCCGACATCTATTTGTTTGATGATCCGTTCAGCGCAGTCGATGCCCATACAGGATCCCACCTTTTCAAG GAATGCTTGCTTGGGGCTTTGGCTTCAAAAACAGTGGTTTATGTCACTCACCAGATTGAATTCCTGCCTTCAGCTGATCTTATTCTG GTAATGAAGGGTGGGAGGATAGCACAAGCAGGCAAATACAACGATATACTTGGTTCAGGGGAAGAGCTAATGGAACTGGTTGGTGCTCACCAAGATGCTCTCACAGCATTGGACGTGATTGATGTTGCTAATGGAGGCAGTGAAACAATCTCTTTAAGCCTATCCAGGTCATTGTCATCAGCTGAAGAGAAAGATAAACAAAATGGCAAAGACGACGGTGACAAGGTTCAGAGTGGGCAGCTGGTgcaggaagaagaaagagaaaaggGCAGGGTGGGGTTCTGGGTCTACTGGAAGTACCTCACATTGGCTTACGGCGGAGCTCTCGTACCATTCGTGTTGATAGCACAGCTACTTTTCCAAGTACTTCAGATTGCTAGCAATTACTGGATGGCTTGGGCTTCTCCTGTGTCGAAAGACGCTGAGCCTCCAGTGAGCACGTCGACACTGATCTATGTCTTCGTGGCATTGGCTGTTGCAAGTTCGCTGTGCATCCTCATAAGGGCACTGTTTCTTGTGACAGCTGCATACAAAACAGCAACTCTGTTGTTCAACAAGATGCATATGGCCATATTCAGAGCTCCTATGTCTTTCTTCGATTCCACTCCAAGTGGGCGCATCTTGAATAGA GCTTCAACTGATCAAAGCGAAGTGGATACAAACATCGCTTACCAGATGGGCTCTGTTGCGTTTTCCATCATACAACTAGTTGGAATTATTGCGGTGATGTCTCAGGTAGCATGGCAGGTGTTTCTTGTGTTCGTTCCTGTGATCATTATCTGCTTCTGGTACCAG CGCTACTACATTGAGACGGCCAGAGAGCTGCAAAGGCTGGTAGGGGTTTGCAAAGCTCCTATCATACAACATTTTGCTGAATCAATTACTGGATCAACCACCATCAGAAGTTTTGGCAAAGAACATCAGTTTGTATCAACTAATAGCCATCTAATGGATGCCTACTCTCGACCGAAATTCTACAATGCTGCAGCAATGGAGTGGCTTTGTTTCCGCTTGGATACGCTGTCGTCCTTCACATTTGCATTCGCTTTGGTATTTCTGATCAGTCTACCAACTGGTATCATCGATCCAG GTATTGCTGGTCTCGCGGTCACATATGGGCTTAACTTGAACATGCTGCAAGCATGGGTTGTGTGGAGCATGTGCAATTTGGAGAACAAGATCATATCAGTAGAAAGAATTCTGCAATACATAAGCATTCCTGAAGAGCCCCCACTTTCAACGTCAGAAGATAAGTTGCCCAGTAACTGGCCGTCAGAGGGAGAAATTCAGCTTCGTGACGTCCAT GTGAGATATGCTCCACAACTACCATTTGTTCTGAAGGGCCTTAACGTCACTTTTCCTGGAGGCATGAAGACTGGTATTGTTGGAAGAACAGGCAGTGGTAAATCAACACTCATACAGGCCCTTTTCCGTATTGTCGAGCCTACTGTTGGTCAGATACTGGTAGATGGTGTTGACATCTGCACCATCGGGCTGCACGACCTGAGATCTAGACTTAGCATCATTCCACAAGATCCAACGATGTTTGAGGGAACTGTGAGGAGCAACCTTGACCCTCTTAACGAGTACAATGACAATCAAATCTGGGAG GCCTTGGATAACTGTCAGCTGGGAGATGAGGTCAGGAAGAAGGAGCTGAAACTCGACTCGCCAG TGATCGAGAACGGAGAGAACTGGAGCGTGGGCCAGCGCCAGCTTGTCTGCCTTGGAAGAGTGATTCTGAAGCGGACCAAGATACTGGTTCTGGACGAAGCCACTGCCTCAGTGGATACCGCGACGGACAACATGATCCAGAAAACACTGCGCGAGAACTTCTCTGAGGCGACGGTCATCACGATTGCGCATCGAATCACCTCGGTCCTCGACAGCGACATGGTTCTGCTCCTCGACAACG GTGTGGCCGTGGAGCGTGACACGCCGGCCAAGCTGCTGGAGAACAAGTCGTCTCTGTTCTCAAAGCTTGTGGCAGAGTACACGATGAGAGCGACGCACACGTAG